The Antedon mediterranea chromosome 11, ecAntMedi1.1, whole genome shotgun sequence genome window below encodes:
- the LOC140062450 gene encoding acidic phospholipase A2 DE-II-like — MAQHHTQNFSLAVICLTATVTLTLMVYSFSSEKEYLRLVHTRSFYNLAKMISCTTNLSSYAVFDDYHDYGCWCGLGGGGRIVDDSDMCCYQHDDCYSNASCPLDVTRYILSYNYKLLCESTSSNTSLITCKSSSWFQLFPSCAEAICTCDLVIAECLAKTRSSYNSTYTNMDREVCDDGDGDKL, encoded by the exons ATGGCCCAACACCACACTCAAAACTTTTCTTTGGCAGTTATTTGTCTAACAGCAACTGTAACATTGACACTTATGGTTTACAGTTTCAGCAGCGAAA AAGAGTATTTGCGACTTGTACACACACGATCCTTCTACAATCTAGCTAAGATGATATCATGCACGACCAACCTCAGCAGTTATGCTGTGTTTGATGACTATCATGACTACGGTTGCTGGTGTGGTCTTGGCGGCGGTGGAAGAATAGTTGATGATTCAGACAT GTGCTGTTACCAACATGATGACTGTTATTCGAATGCATCCTGCCCTCTTGACGTCACCAGATACATACTTAGTTACAATTATAAACTTCTATGCGAAAGTACAAGTTCAAACACATCTCTTATAACATGCA AATCTTCAAGCTGGTTTCAACTGTTTCCATCATGCGCAGAAGCTATCTGCACATGTGATCTTGTGATAGCTGAATGCCTAGCAAAAACACGGTCCTCATATAATTCGACTTATACAAATATGGATAGGGAAGTTTGCGACGACGGTGATGGCGACAAACTTTGA
- the LOC140062046 gene encoding uncharacterized protein, which produces MGALQQLSLLIWKDIRLRIRAPVLTVISVIWPIAVFAAVAIIRSDFPPEQHTNCYYNAKAMPSSGAVDFMQSYMCDLETACIPGNSSTIESNEVPSYTGASISAVFDSLEPLISNENVTESLNGISGSIEPLMELADGLQAGINITNVDYRVGDLFKNESHVAWFLESKIQLEPDVVDAFLNSFINVNELLDITGYVDFYRITCNETELQKYLDFPRGSDVRKISQELCRINITSIPEIIGEFQEQLNIEYLVLQIARFTSAISGNEWYDWVAAIEDALNVLVKLDAFPELQELIRGLGNSYDMLIAVRDGLKLFQDMQSGDIEDDTIKRLFEMMDSLFGDEEWWMNMKSNIEPFLDFLYETEEKRNGTRLEDLYRDGVLEMILDNHFGDVIDVKEGFKNASINFGKLLSLFEDETGWDDLLNVCNDTSSFTELLEFDEMVDVQSIQEALCMNNVTQFWVDLISGMDAILIAKKTKEHLSTLKEGELDWQLILHSLFNLTGMDDLPSFLNVDLEALKYILDDDMTQAFMEIFEILSNTPVEEWFSAETIGYCLSILDGAFSNQTWWNEIKYGLGDGIRLGDTPIDRLLGNNSTFKLLDMYLNHTHFVIDALRDSTLHLQKIMALFSDTANHTDIWMVAHMICQNEIDISDFITFEPSVDEHEFLMEICSINFTMIFDEPNKHEDIMKLIEQIIELSNYSKDDLGLRLIFEDVLSKIDELPQEVFALFYVIQAYQSGDIEMLFDMLIPKDGLSSGNILNGTMTSWLNSTFYQVDQELIHLINAVIVSLNDIHDAFKENVLNVCPEFDAETVTSCDYLCESHVECGTDQICCIHGCGTTCIDEDSPELRKFIDGSFGLLEELSRFHSNGSLSQSQLSMIIMELVSLQYDSFLCNTTAIGTVVGPLAAADLSSHLDTICSVNITALFLEIQKEINMEQIESLIGIIFFGMPPPYEEERVSFEEFVQNIEKLAGNVLNAPEIFQELDGRYNITVEDLLNLLSVFSMQMDFDPMDMME; this is translated from the exons ATGGGTGCTCTACAACAATTAAGCCTGCTGATTTGGAAAGATATTAGGCTACGAATCCGGGCACCT GTCCTTACGGTTATTTCTGTAATATGGCCAATCGCAGTGTTTGCAGCAGTTGCCATCATACGTAGTGATTTTCCGCCTGAACAGCATACAAATT GTTACTACAATGCAAAAGCAATGCCAAGCAGTGGGGCAGTTGACTTCATGCAGTCTTACATGTGTGATCTCGAGACGGCTTGCATACCGGGTAACAGCAGTACTATAGAAAGTAATGAGGTACCAAGCTACACTGGAGCCAG tatatCTGCAGTATTCGATTCGCTAGAACCTCTTATCAGTAATGAGAATGTAACAGAGTCTTTGAACGGGATCTCTGGGAGCATTGAACCATTGATGGAGTTAGCAGATGGTCTCCAAGCTGGCATTAATATCACAA ATGTTGATTATAGGGTTGGAGACTTATTCAAAAATGAATCTCACGTAGCTTGGTTTTTGGAAAGTAAAATACAACTTGAACCAGATGTAGTAGATGCATTTTTGAATTCATTTATCAACGTTAACGAG TTGTTGGATATAACCGGGTATGTTGATTTTTATCGAATTACCTGCAACGAAACAGAGTTACAAAAATATCTGGATTTTCCCAGAGGATCTGATGTTAGAAAAATATCACAAGAACTTTGTCGAATAAACATCACCTCGATCCCGGAAATAATTGGAGAGTTTCAGGAACAGTTAAACATTGAATACTTAGTTTTACAG ATTGCCAGATTTACGTCAGCAATTTCTGGAAACGAGTGGTATGATTGGGTAGCTGCCATCGAAGACGCCCTCAATGTTTTAGTGAAATTGGACGCCTTTCCCGAACTACAAGAATTGATCAGAGGGTTAGGAAACTCATACGATATGCTAATTGCTGTACGAGATGGTTTGAAGTTGTTTCAGGATATGCAGAGCGGTGACATAGAAGATGACAC AATTAAGCGTTTATTTGAGATGATGGATAGCCTGTTTGGGGATGAAGAATGGTGGATGAATATGAAATCTAATATCGAACCTTTTCTAGACTTTCTTTATGAAACAGAAGAAAAAC GAAATGGTACAAGATTGGAAGATCTGTATAGAGACGGGGTATTGGAGATGATTTTAGACAATCATTTTGGCGATGTAATCGATGTGAAAGAGGGATTTAAAAATGCATCTATAAATTTTGGAAAG TTATTGTCATTGTTTGAAGATGAAACGGGATGGGACGACTTATTGAACGTTTGTAACGATACTTCAAGTTTTACAGAACTCCTAGAGTTTGATGAAATGGTGGATGTGCAGAGCATTCAAGAGGCCCTTTGCATGAATAATGTCACTCAATTTTGGGTTGATCTCATATCCGGAATGGATGCAATACTTATTGCAAAAAAG ACTAAAGAACACCTATCTACTCTGAAAGAAGGGGAACTTGATTGGCAGTTAATATTGCACAGTTTATTTAATCTGACTGGAATGGATGACCTGCCAAGTTTTCTGAATGTAGATCTTGAAGCACTTAAATACATTCTTGATGATGATATGACGCAAGCATTTATGGAAATATTTGAGATTCTGTCAAACACACCAGTAGAGGAGTGGTTCTCTGCCGAAAC AATTGGATACTGCCTAAGTATTCTTGATGGCGCCTTCTCTAATCAAACATGGTGGAATGAAATAAAGTATGGTCTTGGAG atgGCATACGTCTTGGTGACACCCCTATAGACAGACTGCTTGGCAATAACTCTACATTCAAGTTACTTGATATGTATTTGAATCATACTCATTTTGTTATTGATGCATTGAGAGATTCAACACTGCACCTGCAAAAG ATAATGGCTCTGTTCAGTGATACCGCCAATCATACAGATATTTGGATGGTCGCACATATGATTTGCCAAAATGAAATAGACATTTCAGATTTCATAACGTTTGAACCGAGCGTTGATGAACACGAATTCCTCATGGAGATTTGTTCTATTAATTTTACAATGATCTTTGATGAACCAAATAAACATGAAGATATTATGAAACTCATAGAGCAG ATCATAGAATTATCAAATTATTCAAAGGATGATTTAGGTTTGCGATTGATATTTGAAGATGTTCTAAGTAAAATAGATGAACTTCCGCAAGAAGTCTTTGCACTCTTTTATGTCATACAGGCTTATCAAAGTGGAGATATTGAGATGTTGTTTGATATGCTTATACCAAAAGATGGTCTTTCATCGGGTAACAT ATTAAACGGAACCATGACAAGTTGGCTCAACAGTACTTTTTACCAGGTGGATCAGGAATTGATTCATCTTATTAATGCAGTAATAGTCAGCTTAAACGACATCCATGATGCTTTTAAAG aaaatgtgttaaatgttTGTCCTGAATTTGATGCTGAAACAGTAACATCTTGTGATTACCTTTGTGAGAGCCATGTCGAATGTGGTACTGATCAGATTTGCTGTATACATGGCTGTGGTACCACCTGTATTGATGAAG ATTCACCAGAACTTCGGAAATTTATCGACGGGAGTTTTGGACTTCTTGAAGAACTATCAAGATTTCACAGCAACGGTAGTTTGTCACAAAGCCAACTGAGTATG atTATAATGGAGCTTGTTAGTCTACAGTACGATTCTTTCCTGTGCAACACCACTGCTATTGGAACCGTGGTCGGCCCTCTAGCGGCTGCTGATCTAAGTTCGCATCTTGACACAATTTGTAGCGTGAACATAACAGCTTTGTTTTTAGAAATTCAAAAAGAAATCAATATGGAACAAATCGAATCATTG ATTGGAATCATATTCTTTGGAATGCCACCACCGTATGAAGAAGAGCGAGTTTCATTTGAAGAATTTGTTCAGAACATTGAAAAACTGGCTGGAAATGTCCTCAACGCTCCAGAAATATTTCAAGAACTTGATGGACGGTATAACATTACAGTTGAAGATCTTTTGAATTTGCTTTCAGTATTTTCCATGCAAATGGATTTTGATCCGATGGATATGATGGAGTGA